A genomic window from Brassica oleracea var. oleracea cultivar TO1000 chromosome C8, BOL, whole genome shotgun sequence includes:
- the LOC106310213 gene encoding uncharacterized protein LOC106310213 isoform X2, with protein sequence MEVQEQDTRKKRPQLSPIFIFIVFLGLAAFFLCLASEFQKAKGKYLKWDGESCYLPESQAFRFGTAALVCVSVGQIIGNVVICKGFLKTNKKETAPFRVFLLLFSWVNFAVAAMLIIIGASMNREQKYGKGWLNGECYLVKDGLFASSGVLCVSALGAVLGAFASNVKSSLQPTHKALA encoded by the exons ATGGAAGTTCAAGAACAAGATACCCGGAAAAAGCGACCCCAGCTATCTCCCATTTTCATATTCATAGTTTTTCTTGGTCTCGCCGCGTTTTTCCTTTGTCTCGCGTCTGAGTTTCAGAAGGCTAAG GGGAAATATCTGAAATGGGATGGAGAATCATGTTATCTACCCGAAAGTCAAGCGTTCAGGTTTGGAACCGCGGCTCTGGTCTGTGTTTCGGTTGGTCAGATCATCGGGAATGTTGTGATTTGTAAGGGTTTCTTGAAAACAAACAAAAAGGAAACGGCGCCGTTTCGTGTATTTCTTCTGTTGTTTTCTTG GGTTAATTTTGCGGTTGCGGCTATGTTGATAATCATTGGTGCAAGCATGAACAGAGAACAGAAATACGGCAAAGGGTGGCTAAACGGTGAGTGTTACCTTGTGAAAGACGGTCTGTTCGCATCATCCGGCGTTCTGTGCGTTTCAGCACTGGGTGCAGTTCTTGGAGCGTTTGCATCCAACGTCAAATCATCATTACAG CCTACACACAAGGCTCTAGCGTGA
- the LOC106310213 gene encoding uncharacterized protein LOC106310213 isoform X1, with translation MEVQEQDTRKKRPQLSPIFIFIVFLGLAAFFLCLASEFQKAKGKYLKWDGESCYLPESQAFRFGTAALVCVSVGQIIGNVVICKGFLKTNKKETAPFRVFLLLFSWVNFAVAAMLIIIGASMNREQKYGKGWLNGECYLVKDGLFASSGVLCVSALGAVLGAFASNVKSSLQVDTQNKILTHNV, from the exons ATGGAAGTTCAAGAACAAGATACCCGGAAAAAGCGACCCCAGCTATCTCCCATTTTCATATTCATAGTTTTTCTTGGTCTCGCCGCGTTTTTCCTTTGTCTCGCGTCTGAGTTTCAGAAGGCTAAG GGGAAATATCTGAAATGGGATGGAGAATCATGTTATCTACCCGAAAGTCAAGCGTTCAGGTTTGGAACCGCGGCTCTGGTCTGTGTTTCGGTTGGTCAGATCATCGGGAATGTTGTGATTTGTAAGGGTTTCTTGAAAACAAACAAAAAGGAAACGGCGCCGTTTCGTGTATTTCTTCTGTTGTTTTCTTG GGTTAATTTTGCGGTTGCGGCTATGTTGATAATCATTGGTGCAAGCATGAACAGAGAACAGAAATACGGCAAAGGGTGGCTAAACGGTGAGTGTTACCTTGTGAAAGACGGTCTGTTCGCATCATCCGGCGTTCTGTGCGTTTCAGCACTGGGTGCAGTTCTTGGAGCGTTTGCATCCAACGTCAAATCATCATTACAGGTTGACACTCAAAACAAAATTCTTACCCACAATGTGTAA
- the LOC106308625 gene encoding uncharacterized protein LOC106308625, producing the protein MCGYNIYVTKKNYKDHPSPTQILQISNFGSTLAFLVRIHSRPFDSVIDEEKRESSSEHETQVSNIRWHLAEGGFEEFKLLERLGEGKKATAVIGEVADELGTELVVMSMEAIHSKFIDANLLAEFIPCPVLLLPL; encoded by the exons ATGTGTGGTTATAACATTTACGTGACTAAGAAAAACTATAAAGATCACCCTAGTCCCACACAGATACTTCAGATTTCAAACTTTGGATCTACTCTTGCG TTTCTCGTTCGAATTCACTCACGGCCGTTTGATTCAGTCATAGACGAAGAAAAAAGAGAGTCATCTTCGGAGCACGAGACTCAAGTATCCAACATCCGGTGGCATCTAGCAGAAG GTGGTTTCGAGGAGTTCAAGCTGTTGGAGAGGCTTGGGGAAGGGAAAAAGGCAACTGCCGTTATAGGAGAGGTGGCGGATGAGCTGGGGACGGAGCTGGTAGTGATGAGCATGGAAGCCATCCACTCCAAGTTCATCGACGCCAATTTACTTGCTGAGTTCATCCCCTGCCCCGTCCTCCTCTTGCCCTTATGA